Proteins from one Deinococcus sp. AB2017081 genomic window:
- a CDS encoding PIG-L deacetylase family protein, which produces MRIMAVFAHPDDEIGCIGTLAKHTARGDEVMLVWTTLGELASQFGTASHEEVTRVRREHGAWVAEKIGATYHFFDMGDSRMTGSRAEALQLARLYATFRPNAVITWSDDHPHPDHRMTAKIAFDAITLARIPKIVNESGAGQSMPPAPDLGSAGGIESGEDVAQLTALRDPVRFYQYYAPASPYPEVIVDVSDTIEAGADVMAFYHDFYKWAWTKEQYREGRAAIGRMAGAGAKYAEHFTLRVSHLPARPYLD; this is translated from the coding sequence ATGCGAATCATGGCGGTGTTTGCCCATCCGGACGACGAGATCGGTTGCATAGGAACGCTGGCGAAGCACACTGCACGCGGCGACGAGGTCATGCTGGTCTGGACGACGCTGGGCGAGCTGGCGAGCCAGTTCGGGACTGCCTCGCACGAGGAGGTCACGCGCGTGCGCCGCGAGCACGGGGCCTGGGTGGCCGAGAAGATCGGCGCGACGTACCACTTCTTCGACATGGGCGATTCCCGCATGACCGGCAGCCGCGCCGAGGCGCTGCAACTGGCGCGGCTGTACGCCACCTTCCGCCCGAACGCCGTGATCACCTGGAGTGACGACCACCCCCACCCGGATCACCGCATGACCGCGAAGATCGCCTTCGACGCGATCACGCTGGCCCGCATCCCCAAGATCGTGAACGAGTCCGGCGCGGGTCAGTCCATGCCGCCTGCCCCGGATCTGGGCAGCGCGGGGGGCATCGAGAGCGGCGAGGACGTGGCGCAGCTCACGGCCCTGCGTGATCCGGTGCGCTTCTACCAGTACTACGCGCCGGCCAGCCCCTACCCCGAGGTGATCGTGGACGTGAGCGACACCATCGAGGCGGGGGCAGACGTCATGGCCTTCTACCACGACTTCTACAAATGGGCGTGGACAAAGGAGCAGTACCGTGAGGGCCGGGCGGCGATCGGGCGCATGGCGGGAGCGGGGGCGAAATACGCCGAGCACTTCACGCTGCGGGTCAGCCACCTGCCCGCGCGGCCGTATCTGGACTGA
- the yqeK gene encoding bis(5'-nucleosyl)-tetraphosphatase (symmetrical) YqeK → MPPFAGDLAADVDMLLAAHHRTITREHVPRVAAEAVTLARRSGVDPEAARTAALLHDMGGIVPRADMVGLCETLGICIGPEERQVPMLLHAKLSVVLAQERYGVSDPAVLQAIRFHTTLHAEPSPLDLVVFLADKLEWDQGGVPPYHAPLRAALHDGLDAGARWMLTWMATPAARLLIAHPDLRSAWAAFGITAPA, encoded by the coding sequence ATGCCGCCCTTCGCGGGTGATCTGGCAGCCGATGTGGACATGCTGCTCGCCGCACACCACCGCACCATCACTCGTGAACATGTTCCCCGTGTGGCGGCGGAGGCAGTGACGCTGGCCCGGCGTTCCGGCGTCGATCCGGAGGCCGCCCGCACGGCCGCCCTGCTGCACGACATGGGCGGCATCGTGCCCCGCGCCGACATGGTGGGCCTGTGTGAAACGCTCGGCATCTGCATAGGACCCGAGGAACGGCAGGTGCCGATGCTCCTGCACGCAAAACTCAGTGTCGTGCTGGCGCAGGAACGGTATGGCGTGAGCGATCCGGCCGTCCTCCAGGCGATCCGGTTTCACACCACCCTGCATGCCGAACCCTCACCGCTCGATCTGGTCGTGTTCCTGGCCGACAAGCTGGAGTGGGATCAGGGAGGCGTGCCCCCGTACCACGCGCCGCTCCGTGCCGCTCTGCATGACGGTCTGGACGCCGGGGCGCGGTGGATGCTGACGTGGATGGCGACCCCCGCTGCGCGGCTGCTCATTGCGCACCCGGATCTGCGCTCTGCGTGGGCCGCGTTCGGGATCACCGCGCCCGCGTAG
- a CDS encoding DUF4870 domain-containing protein — protein sequence MEPATHLRPLTALPEPDRTPAIIQHLSPLADLLLPTLGGLLGPLVAWLVYRDRGPALDTQGKDVLNFRVSVWLYGLIIGVLAFILFSLGLLGGAVGAAAGSDELGALAFLGSFASFFLFFLPVMLVLSIVPFIFMIIGVIRASNGQHYRYPLTIRFLR from the coding sequence ATGGAGCCCGCCACCCACCTGCGCCCGCTGACTGCCCTTCCGGAGCCTGACCGCACGCCGGCGATCATCCAGCACCTGTCGCCGCTGGCTGACCTGCTGCTGCCCACACTGGGCGGCCTGCTGGGGCCGCTGGTCGCGTGGCTGGTCTACCGCGACCGTGGCCCCGCCCTGGACACGCAGGGCAAGGACGTCCTGAACTTCCGCGTGAGCGTGTGGCTGTACGGGCTGATCATCGGCGTGCTCGCCTTCATCCTGTTCAGCCTGGGACTGCTCGGCGGCGCGGTCGGCGCGGCGGCCGGCAGCGACGAGCTGGGGGCACTGGCCTTCCTGGGATCGTTCGCGTCGTTCTTCCTGTTCTTCCTGCCGGTCATGCTGGTGCTCAGCATCGTGCCCTTCATCTTCATGATCATCGGCGTGATCCGGGCCAGCAATGGGCAGCACTACCGGTATCCGCTGACGATCCGGTTCCTGCGCTGA
- the rnhA gene encoding ribonuclease HI — MTRSGSPYSGRKSAAQKAQDAARDRLPIRAGIQPDAPIAGQVVTLYSDGACDTTKGHGGWATILSYGEKELVLSGNEENTTNNRMELRGLLEGLKTLKRPCQVRVVTDSQYLRKAFTDGWIIKWQRNGWKTAGGDPVKNQDLWEELILLARTHALTFLWVKGHAGHGENERVDVLAVQERKKLRAG, encoded by the coding sequence ATGACCCGTTCCGGCAGTCCGTACAGTGGCCGCAAGTCCGCCGCGCAGAAGGCGCAGGACGCGGCCCGTGATCGCCTGCCGATCCGGGCCGGGATCCAGCCGGACGCGCCGATTGCCGGGCAGGTCGTGACCCTGTACTCGGACGGTGCGTGCGATACCACCAAGGGGCACGGCGGCTGGGCGACGATCCTCAGCTACGGGGAAAAAGAACTCGTGCTGAGCGGCAACGAGGAGAACACCACCAACAACCGTATGGAACTGCGCGGCCTGCTGGAGGGCCTGAAGACCCTCAAGCGGCCGTGTCAGGTGCGGGTGGTCACCGACAGCCAGTACCTGAGAAAGGCGTTCACCGACGGCTGGATCATCAAGTGGCAGCGCAACGGCTGGAAGACCGCCGGCGGCGACCCCGTGAAGAACCAGGATCTGTGGGAGGAACTGATCCTTCTGGCACGCACGCACGCCCTGACCTTCCTGTGGGTCAAGGGACACGCCGGACACGGCGAGAACGAGCGCGTGGATGTCCTGGCGGTGCAGGAACGCAAGAAGCTCCGCGCGGGGTGA
- the topA gene encoding type I DNA topoisomerase has translation MPNTLVIVESPAKARTIEKYLGKGYTVESSIGHIRDLPKSAADIPEKYRGQAWARLGLDVEHDFSPLYVVAPEKRAHVAKLRKMAQDADEIILATDDDREGESIAWHLYQELKPRVPVKRMVFHEITKEAIQAAIASPRQIDTNLVEAQEARRALDRLYGYEVSPVLWKKVAPKLSAGRVQSVATRMLVERERERMRFVSATWWDLLVTGATAEAQTFPARVTDVAGQKLALGRDFDPLTGKLKAGVTARLLTEAEARALQGGLTGQPLTVTSAEEKPFTQRPYPPFITSTLQQEGSRKLGFAATRTMRAAQKLYEQGYITYMRTDSTNLSTEAVTAARTQVAQMYGQTYLSPQPRVYAKKAKNAQEAHEAIRPAGSSFRTPDSLRSELSGDEWRLYDLIWKRTVACQMADARGRSLRVRLAGRATTGEDVQLSASGRTIDFPGFLRAYVEGSDDPSAALEDRETPLPPLKEGERVTAESVKPEGHETQPPARYTEASLVQALEAAGIGRPSTYASILGTIQDRGYATKKGQALVPSWTAFATSALLEGHFGSLVDYDFTAKMEEDLDDIAGGRAQRVPYLKRFYLGDHGEGMALRPLIDSKMGEIDARGIATITVPKLEGSGIEVRVGRYGPYMERNGEKANLPEGMAPDELTAEGAEELMSRPSGDRVLGTDDATGHPVVARAGRYGPYVTLGAENPPVRSASLFPSDDLNTLTLERALKLLSLPRLVGTSEGEEVWALNGKYGPYLKRGSDSRSLTTHEQLFEVGIHEAEALFLQPRFGKGRAAAAPPLRNFEYPGRASIVLKSGRFGPYLTDGERNATLRKGEDEGTLTAERALEILEERGKEPKKKPGKAPKKAAASTTAKKTAAKTGTAKTGGTKAGTTARKAPARTATSKSGTARKAPTKAKAPAKTPLTWAQLKPHLGVLSSDERQLVTATREQGRKVEDVAPGLGLDIKKAKGMALQASKKLNQAARGE, from the coding sequence ATGCCCAACACCCTCGTCATCGTCGAATCGCCCGCCAAGGCCCGCACCATCGAGAAGTACCTCGGAAAGGGGTACACGGTGGAGTCGTCCATCGGGCACATCCGCGACCTGCCCAAGAGCGCCGCCGACATCCCCGAAAAGTACAGGGGGCAGGCCTGGGCGCGGCTCGGTCTGGACGTCGAGCACGACTTCAGCCCGCTGTACGTGGTCGCCCCCGAGAAGCGTGCGCACGTGGCCAAGCTCCGCAAGATGGCGCAGGACGCCGACGAGATCATCCTGGCGACGGACGATGACCGCGAGGGCGAGAGCATCGCGTGGCACCTGTATCAGGAACTGAAACCCCGGGTGCCGGTCAAGCGCATGGTGTTCCACGAGATCACCAAGGAAGCGATCCAGGCCGCGATTGCCAGCCCGCGCCAGATCGACACGAACCTCGTCGAGGCGCAGGAGGCCCGCCGGGCGCTGGATCGCCTGTACGGCTACGAGGTCAGCCCGGTGCTGTGGAAGAAGGTCGCGCCGAAACTGAGTGCCGGCCGCGTGCAGAGCGTGGCGACCCGCATGCTGGTGGAACGTGAACGTGAGCGCATGCGCTTCGTCAGCGCCACGTGGTGGGATCTGCTGGTCACGGGCGCGACCGCCGAGGCGCAGACCTTCCCCGCCCGCGTGACCGACGTGGCCGGCCAGAAGCTCGCGCTGGGACGCGACTTCGATCCACTGACCGGCAAGCTCAAGGCCGGCGTGACCGCCCGCCTGCTGACCGAGGCGGAGGCCCGCGCCCTGCAAGGTGGCCTGACCGGACAGCCCCTGACGGTCACGAGCGCCGAGGAGAAGCCGTTTACGCAGCGCCCGTACCCGCCGTTCATCACGTCCACGCTCCAGCAGGAGGGCAGCCGCAAGCTGGGCTTCGCCGCCACGCGCACCATGCGGGCCGCGCAGAAGCTGTACGAGCAGGGCTACATCACGTACATGCGTACCGACAGCACCAACCTGAGCACCGAGGCCGTGACCGCCGCCCGCACGCAGGTCGCGCAGATGTACGGCCAGACCTACCTGTCGCCGCAGCCGCGTGTGTACGCCAAGAAGGCCAAGAACGCCCAGGAAGCCCACGAGGCGATCCGCCCGGCTGGCAGCAGCTTCCGCACGCCGGACAGCCTGCGCAGCGAACTGAGCGGCGACGAGTGGCGCCTGTACGATCTGATCTGGAAGCGCACCGTGGCGTGCCAGATGGCCGACGCGCGGGGCCGCAGCCTGCGCGTGCGCCTCGCTGGACGGGCCACGACGGGCGAGGACGTGCAGCTCAGTGCGTCCGGCCGCACCATCGACTTCCCGGGCTTCCTGCGGGCCTACGTGGAGGGCAGTGACGACCCCAGCGCCGCCCTGGAAGACCGCGAGACGCCCCTGCCCCCCCTGAAGGAGGGCGAGCGCGTGACCGCCGAGAGCGTGAAGCCCGAGGGCCACGAGACCCAGCCGCCCGCCCGGTACACCGAGGCGTCCCTGGTGCAGGCCCTGGAAGCCGCCGGCATCGGCCGCCCCAGCACGTATGCGAGCATCCTCGGCACCATCCAGGATCGGGGCTATGCCACCAAGAAGGGGCAGGCCCTCGTGCCGTCCTGGACGGCGTTTGCGACCAGCGCCCTGCTGGAGGGCCACTTCGGGTCGCTGGTGGACTACGACTTCACCGCCAAGATGGAAGAGGATCTCGACGACATCGCGGGTGGACGGGCCCAGCGGGTGCCGTACCTGAAGCGCTTCTACCTGGGCGACCACGGCGAGGGCATGGCCCTGCGGCCCCTGATCGACTCGAAGATGGGTGAGATCGACGCGCGCGGCATCGCCACCATCACGGTGCCGAAGCTGGAGGGCAGCGGCATCGAGGTGCGCGTCGGCCGCTACGGGCCGTACATGGAGCGGAACGGCGAGAAGGCCAACCTGCCCGAGGGCATGGCCCCGGACGAGCTGACGGCCGAGGGCGCCGAGGAACTGATGAGCCGCCCCAGCGGCGACCGCGTGCTCGGCACCGACGATGCCACCGGGCATCCCGTCGTGGCCCGCGCCGGGCGGTACGGCCCCTACGTGACGCTGGGGGCCGAGAACCCGCCCGTGCGCAGTGCCAGCCTGTTCCCCAGCGACGACCTGAATACCCTGACCCTGGAACGCGCCCTGAAACTCCTGAGCCTGCCGCGTCTGGTGGGCACGTCGGAGGGCGAGGAGGTCTGGGCGCTGAACGGCAAGTACGGCCCGTACCTCAAGCGCGGCAGCGACAGCCGCAGCCTGACCACCCACGAGCAGCTGTTCGAGGTCGGCATCCATGAGGCCGAGGCGCTGTTCCTCCAGCCGCGCTTCGGCAAGGGCCGCGCCGCCGCCGCGCCCCCCCTGCGGAACTTCGAATATCCGGGCCGCGCCAGCATCGTGCTCAAGTCCGGTCGCTTCGGCCCCTACCTGACCGATGGCGAGCGCAACGCCACCCTGCGCAAGGGCGAGGACGAGGGCACCCTGACCGCCGAACGCGCCCTGGAAATCCTGGAGGAGCGCGGCAAGGAGCCCAAGAAGAAGCCGGGCAAGGCCCCGAAGAAGGCCGCCGCGAGCACGACGGCGAAGAAGACGGCCGCGAAGACCGGCACGGCGAAGACCGGGGGCACGAAGGCCGGCACCACGGCCCGCAAGGCCCCCGCCCGCACCGCCACGTCCAAGTCGGGCACCGCCCGCAAGGCCCCCACCAAGGCCAAGGCTCCGGCCAAGACCCCCCTCACCTGGGCGCAGCTCAAACCGCACCTCGGGGTGCTCAGCAGCGATGAACGCCAGCTGGTCACGGCCACCCGCGAACAGGGCCGCAAGGTCGAGGACGTCGCGCCGGGGCTGGGGCTGGACATCAAGAAGGCCAAGGGTATGGCGCTCCAGGCCAGCAAGAAGCTGAATCAGGCGGCACGCGGGGAATAA
- a CDS encoding carboxymuconolactone decarboxylase family protein: MAYVRTVPVDDAVGDVREQYARAQATMGYVPNYTQLFSLRPDVNAAWGTLLGAIRSTLDPRRYELVTLAAARALRSSYCSLAHGKVLLDAHYAHGEVHAIATAPETAGLDTVDVALMAFAAKVARDAPGVTAADIQTLRDHGLGDPEIFDVVAAVSARCFFSTLLDALGAEPDATYGELEPGLRDVLTVGREISTQPTRTLP; encoded by the coding sequence ATGGCCTATGTCCGGACGGTGCCGGTAGACGATGCGGTGGGTGACGTGCGTGAGCAGTACGCGCGGGCGCAGGCCACCATGGGCTACGTGCCGAACTACACACAGCTGTTCAGCCTGCGTCCGGATGTAAACGCCGCGTGGGGCACGCTCCTCGGCGCGATCCGGAGCACGCTTGACCCGCGCCGGTACGAACTGGTGACCCTGGCCGCCGCCCGCGCCCTGCGCTCGTCGTACTGCTCGCTGGCTCATGGCAAGGTGCTGCTGGACGCACACTACGCCCACGGCGAGGTGCATGCCATTGCCACGGCCCCCGAGACGGCCGGGCTGGACACCGTGGACGTGGCGCTGATGGCCTTTGCTGCGAAGGTGGCCCGCGACGCCCCCGGCGTGACCGCTGCCGACATCCAGACCCTGCGCGATCACGGCCTGGGCGATCCCGAGATCTTCGACGTGGTCGCCGCCGTCAGCGCCCGCTGTTTCTTCAGCACCCTCCTCGACGCCCTGGGTGCCGAGCCGGACGCCACGTACGGGGAGCTGGAGCCCGGCCTGCGGGACGTGCTGACGGTCGGCCGGGAGATCAGCACGCAGCCGACCCGCACGCTGCCGTGA
- a CDS encoding SRPBCC family protein — translation MSESIQLKQSIVVRSRPDVLYRLALEPRRRAKWDKNFVSAAYEGGDGRLTNNALVRFKFRRQLLGLAFTAKYGQLQPPQRGGWESVRHVGPLEKLTQAWSFKPMPGGTEVTLSMNARVRYRWIRAPIERVLNNMLVSTLIELQRTVDAQGAQLMEDVGKELAEKQRAEQKAAKDAARAAKKRR, via the coding sequence ATGTCCGAGTCGATTCAGCTGAAACAGAGCATCGTGGTGCGCTCCCGTCCGGACGTGCTGTACCGCCTGGCGCTGGAGCCGCGCCGGCGTGCCAAGTGGGACAAGAACTTCGTCTCGGCCGCCTACGAGGGCGGGGACGGCCGGCTGACGAACAATGCGCTGGTGCGCTTCAAGTTCCGCCGGCAGCTGCTGGGACTGGCCTTCACCGCGAAATACGGGCAGCTTCAGCCCCCGCAGCGCGGCGGGTGGGAGAGCGTGCGCCACGTGGGGCCGCTGGAGAAGCTCACGCAGGCGTGGTCGTTCAAGCCCATGCCCGGCGGCACCGAGGTCACGCTGAGCATGAACGCCCGCGTGCGCTACCGCTGGATCAGGGCGCCCATCGAGCGGGTGCTGAACAACATGCTGGTCAGCACCCTGATCGAACTCCAGCGCACCGTCGATGCCCAGGGGGCCCAGCTCATGGAGGACGTGGGCAAGGAACTGGCCGAGAAGCAGCGGGCGGAACAGAAAGCCGCGAAGGACGCAGCGAGGGCCGCAAAGAAAAGACGCTGA
- a CDS encoding HD domain-containing phosphohydrolase, with protein MTPSEQPRPSAEGDYLRLLEAMPVMLWTADADGRWVHVNRQWIEFTGLMDDVGAFGFEAALHPDDLERTITCWRQSVARAEPYEIEYRLRCHDGTYRWFLIRGVPVADPQGRGIAWVGTCTDIEEQKQARQAAMAMRESAVRALGLALETRDRETHGHTDRVTQLALRLGHALHLSDTQLNALRLGAYLHDIGKLAIPDALLLKPGTLDEREWQLMRIHPVEGERFAAALGFLPPEATDLIRHHHERWDGAGYPDGQRGEHIPLLARLFSVVDVYDALLSERPYKRAWTPDEARTELRRQAGTQFDAGMVETFLTLLQRPDDRSANSGNPPVAPAPGDGPDRPPN; from the coding sequence ATGACCCCGTCCGAACAGCCCAGACCTAGTGCCGAAGGCGATTACCTCCGGCTCCTGGAGGCCATGCCGGTCATGCTCTGGACGGCAGATGCGGACGGGCGCTGGGTGCATGTCAACCGCCAGTGGATCGAGTTCACCGGCCTGATGGACGATGTCGGCGCCTTCGGTTTCGAGGCGGCGTTGCATCCGGACGACCTGGAGCGCACCATCACCTGCTGGCGGCAGTCGGTGGCGCGTGCCGAACCCTACGAGATCGAGTACCGGCTGCGCTGCCACGATGGAACCTACCGGTGGTTCCTGATCCGGGGGGTGCCGGTCGCAGATCCCCAGGGCCGGGGCATTGCGTGGGTGGGCACCTGCACCGATATCGAGGAACAGAAGCAGGCCCGGCAGGCGGCCATGGCGATGCGGGAGTCAGCGGTGCGGGCACTGGGACTGGCCCTGGAGACCCGAGACCGCGAGACGCACGGCCATACCGACCGGGTCACGCAGCTGGCGCTGCGACTCGGCCACGCCCTGCACCTGTCCGACACCCAGCTCAACGCCCTGCGGCTCGGAGCCTACCTGCACGACATCGGCAAGCTGGCGATCCCGGACGCCCTGCTGCTCAAGCCCGGCACCCTGGACGAGCGCGAGTGGCAGCTGATGCGTATCCATCCGGTCGAGGGAGAACGCTTCGCGGCGGCCCTGGGCTTCCTTCCGCCCGAGGCGACCGACCTGATCCGCCACCACCACGAGCGCTGGGACGGCGCCGGGTATCCCGACGGCCAGCGGGGCGAGCACATTCCCCTGCTGGCCCGGCTGTTCAGCGTCGTGGACGTGTACGACGCCCTGCTGAGCGAGCGGCCCTACAAGCGGGCCTGGACACCCGACGAGGCCCGCACCGAACTCCGGCGACAGGCCGGCACCCAGTTCGATGCCGGGATGGTCGAGACCTTCCTGACCCTGCTCCAGCGCCCCGACGACCGGTCAGCCAACAGCGGGAACCCGCCGGTGGCACCCGCTCCTGGCGACGGCCCCGACCGCCCGCCGAACTGA
- a CDS encoding dipeptidase, with amino-acid sequence MTLPDLLDVVNRAGLVIDGHLDLAYNAGVGRDLTLPLDELRSREGPGARDIATVTFGALRAGRVAVCLGTLFAMPRTESSPHGYTDADGAHAQALAQLDQYRRWEDAGHVRLLRPGAEVAAHLRESARDPDATPLGVVLLMEGADPIRTPDELPFWVQQGVQIVGLSWRGTRYAGGTGVPGGLSAVGEELLDAMREQHVTLDASHLAEQSFWEALERQPDVIASHSNARARVPTDRHLTDDMLRAIGDGGGVVGTVLYNGFLHPGWARGEARTPPQTVAAMLDHLAEVAGWAHVGLGSDMDGGFGLREFPEGLNSAADLGRVADLVPADHRAGVRAGNWARWLTLDRP; translated from the coding sequence ATGACCCTCCCCGATCTGCTGGACGTGGTGAACCGCGCGGGACTGGTCATCGACGGGCATCTGGATCTGGCGTACAACGCGGGCGTGGGCCGCGACCTGACCCTGCCGCTGGACGAGCTGCGCTCCCGCGAGGGGCCAGGAGCCCGCGACATCGCCACCGTGACCTTCGGGGCGCTGCGGGCCGGGCGCGTGGCCGTGTGCCTGGGCACGCTGTTCGCCATGCCGCGCACGGAATCCAGCCCACACGGCTATACCGACGCCGATGGAGCGCATGCGCAGGCGCTGGCCCAGCTGGATCAGTACCGCCGCTGGGAGGACGCCGGACACGTCCGGCTGCTCAGGCCGGGCGCCGAGGTCGCCGCGCACCTGCGCGAGTCCGCCCGCGACCCGGACGCCACTCCCCTGGGCGTGGTGCTGCTCATGGAGGGCGCGGATCCCATCCGCACGCCCGATGAGCTGCCGTTCTGGGTGCAGCAGGGCGTGCAGATCGTCGGGTTGTCGTGGCGGGGCACGCGCTACGCGGGCGGCACGGGCGTGCCGGGCGGCCTGTCCGCAGTGGGCGAGGAGCTGCTGGACGCCATGCGCGAGCAGCACGTCACCCTGGACGCCTCCCACCTGGCCGAACAGAGTTTCTGGGAGGCCCTGGAGCGCCAGCCGGACGTGATCGCCTCGCACAGCAACGCGCGGGCACGGGTGCCGACCGACCGGCACCTGACCGACGACATGCTGCGGGCCATCGGGGACGGCGGCGGAGTGGTCGGCACCGTGCTGTACAACGGCTTCCTGCACCCCGGCTGGGCACGCGGCGAGGCCCGCACCCCGCCACAGACCGTGGCGGCCATGCTGGATCACCTGGCAGAGGTGGCCGGGTGGGCACACGTGGGCCTGGGCAGCGACATGGACGGCGGCTTCGGCCTGCGCGAGTTCCCGGAGGGCCTGAACAGCGCCGCCGACCTGGGCCGCGTGGCTGACCTTGTTCCCGCCGACCACCGCGCCGGGGTGCGCGCCGGCAACTGGGCCCGCTGGCTGACCCTCGACCGCCCGTAA
- a CDS encoding GNAT family N-acetyltransferase — MTPGRLVPPPIPPRQRPEVDALLARAMFPDPERIARQLAAYHVPGGPPVFVWEVAGRVVSAAGLHVTGDHTEILHVGTDPAHAGRGYARALLHAVADHLDLTTLTAETDAESVDFYRRTGFRVEAAPTRNGRARYRCTLTRR, encoded by the coding sequence GTGACGCCCGGCCGTCTCGTCCCGCCGCCCATTCCACCTCGCCAGCGGCCGGAGGTGGACGCCCTGCTCGCCCGTGCGATGTTCCCGGATCCGGAGCGGATCGCCCGGCAGCTGGCCGCCTACCACGTCCCAGGCGGCCCACCCGTGTTCGTGTGGGAGGTCGCGGGCAGGGTCGTCAGCGCCGCTGGACTGCACGTGACTGGCGACCACACCGAGATCCTGCACGTGGGCACCGATCCGGCGCACGCCGGACGTGGGTACGCCCGCGCGCTGCTGCACGCCGTGGCGGATCACCTTGACCTGACCACACTGACGGCCGAGACGGACGCTGAGAGCGTGGACTTCTACCGGCGGACAGGATTCCGGGTGGAGGCCGCACCCACCCGGAACGGCCGGGCACGCTACCGCTGCACCCTGACCCGGCGCTGA
- a CDS encoding YdcF family protein — protein MRARGSTLTLLPLAVVALLAAGFLALPNLRVPNTQTPHTTLLVLGAAQYAGRPSPAFQRRLDHALSLYRAGGVQHIVVTGGRRQGDPYTEGGVGTTYLTRHGVPADDLSAETRSRTTIENLQNARVLLSPGTPVTLVTDEAHAPRALALARALGMDADVSASPLGVGTSRQYLLREKLALLGYALIGIRL, from the coding sequence GTGCGTGCGCGCGGCTCCACCCTGACCCTGCTGCCCCTGGCCGTCGTGGCCCTCCTGGCCGCCGGCTTCCTGGCGCTGCCAAACCTGCGCGTCCCGAACACCCAGACGCCCCACACCACCCTGCTGGTGCTGGGAGCCGCACAGTACGCCGGGCGGCCCAGCCCGGCATTTCAGCGCCGCCTGGATCATGCCCTGAGCCTGTACCGCGCCGGCGGGGTGCAGCACATCGTGGTCACCGGCGGTCGCCGCCAGGGCGATCCCTACACCGAGGGCGGCGTGGGCACCACCTACCTGACCCGCCACGGGGTACCGGCGGATGACCTGAGCGCCGAGACGCGCAGCCGCACCACCATCGAGAACCTCCAGAATGCCCGCGTGCTGCTGTCCCCCGGCACCCCGGTCACGCTGGTCACCGACGAGGCCCACGCGCCGCGTGCCCTGGCCCTGGCCCGCGCCCTGGGCATGGATGCCGACGTGAGTGCCAGCCCGCTCGGCGTAGGCACCAGCCGCCAGTACCTGCTGCGCGAGAAGCTGGCCCTGCTGGGCTACGCCCTGATCGGCATCCGGCTGTAG
- a CDS encoding acyl-CoA thioesterase produces the protein MTRPTPHGRAEYPYHHPMPTRWADNDVYGHVNNVTYYAYFDTAVNAYLTARGALDIHAGSVIGLVVETGCAYFAPAAFPDVLSVGVRVARLGSSSVRYELAVFRGNDEAACAQGHFVHVYVDRETRRPTTLPDTLRAALEELRAP, from the coding sequence ATGACCCGCCCGACCCCGCATGGCCGCGCCGAGTACCCGTATCACCATCCCATGCCGACGCGCTGGGCAGACAACGATGTGTACGGGCACGTGAACAACGTGACCTACTACGCGTATTTCGATACGGCGGTGAATGCGTACCTCACGGCTCGGGGCGCACTGGACATCCATGCGGGCAGCGTGATCGGGCTGGTCGTGGAGACCGGCTGTGCGTATTTCGCGCCGGCCGCGTTCCCAGACGTGCTCAGCGTGGGCGTGCGCGTGGCCCGGCTGGGGTCGAGCTCCGTGCGTTACGAGCTCGCCGTGTTCCGGGGGAACGATGAGGCGGCGTGCGCCCAGGGCCATTTCGTGCACGTCTATGTGGATCGCGAGACCCGGCGGCCCACGACGCTCCCGGACACGCTGCGGGCCGCGCTGGAGGAGCTGCGGGCGCCATGA